A window of the Nitrospirae bacterium YQR-1 genome harbors these coding sequences:
- the lptE gene encoding LPS assembly lipoprotein LptE encodes MVNKLVLKQLFGVITFSLLCLCLSGCGYRVLGGSSLPFTTVKVGKIQNTTSEPKLEDIFYVALAEELLKRGVSVTDFSENTIEGNINYFQLVIVSEKKKYASEYKIDLKGDFVIKGRDGKNREFKGVTSPFYESFYGPDTVNAIVASKETAAAEAVKRLAASLVFEILISQ; translated from the coding sequence ATGGTTAACAAATTAGTGCTTAAACAGCTTTTTGGTGTAATAACCTTTTCACTGCTGTGTTTGTGTCTTTCAGGATGTGGATACAGGGTTTTAGGCGGCTCTTCTTTACCCTTTACCACAGTAAAGGTTGGGAAAATACAAAACACCACGTCGGAGCCTAAACTTGAGGACATATTTTATGTTGCCTTAGCGGAGGAGCTTTTAAAAAGAGGTGTATCTGTAACAGACTTTTCGGAAAATACCATTGAAGGTAATATTAATTACTTTCAGTTGGTAATTGTTTCTGAAAAGAAAAAGTATGCCTCTGAGTATAAGATAGATTTAAAGGGGGATTTTGTAATAAAGGGCAGGGATGGGAAAAATAGAGAGTTTAAAGGAGTCACATCTCCCTTTTATGAGTCCTTTTACGGCCCTGACACCGTAAATGCAATAGTAGCCTCAAAAGAGACAGCCGCTGCGGAAGCTGTTAAACGCCTTGCCGCCTCACTGGTTTTTGAGATTTTAATTTCGCAATAA
- the leuS gene encoding leucine--tRNA ligase yields MEEKYNPLGIESKWQKYWLEAGLNKADSDRDKPKFYCLEMFPYPSGKIHMGHIRNYVIGDVITRYKRMRGYNVLHPMGWDAFGLPAENAAINSGIAPYKWTFENIEYMKAQINKIGCSYDWDREVTTCTPEYYKWNQWFFIKLLEKELAYKKNSFVNWCGHCATVLANEQVIDTRCWRCDTVVQQKELEQWFFKITAYADELLTACDTLSGWPQHVVAMQRNWIGKSRGVEMDFPVAGSDLKIRIFTTRPDTLFGATFVCLAPIHPLADIITEDKAGLETVKSFYGKEDEKVGLFTGKYAVNPINGREIPIYTANFVLLDYGTGAIMSVPAHDQRDYDFAKKYGLPVTQVIVSDKDASTSAELQQAYEGEGYLIDSEQFSGLQNRTAIEQIGLYIENASMGKIVTNYKLRDWGISRQRYWGTPIPVVYCTTCGVVPVEEKDLPVILPDNVKLKGMGGSPLSEVPEFLNTACPACGKNARRETDTMDTFVDSSWYFIRYCNPKESAPLDKDNISWFMPVDQYIGGVEHAVLHLLYSRFFSRALRDIGVVDFDEPFTNLLTQGMVCKETLKCNEHGWLFPNEIQNGKCLHCKMPVIRGRTEKMSKSKKNLVTPDEITSRYGADTARVFSLFAAPPEKDIEWSVQGVEGAYRFLNRLWGLLYNYADELKTVNIKPEKLSGKLVRKTHQTIKKVTGAIERDYHFNTAIASLMELLNDISAFKPSDVADYAALKFAFKSLTLLLSPFAPHLCEELWVVLGDGKSIFLTQWPVYDENAAKEEEVELVVQIGGKVRAKMMIAADTDDEALTKAALNLDKIQDYIAGKKIKQVRAVKGRLVNIVLESG; encoded by the coding sequence TTGGAAGAAAAGTATAATCCTTTAGGTATAGAGTCAAAGTGGCAAAAGTACTGGCTTGAGGCAGGGTTAAATAAGGCTGACTCTGACAGAGATAAGCCCAAGTTCTACTGCCTTGAGATGTTTCCCTATCCCTCAGGGAAAATCCACATGGGACACATCAGAAATTACGTAATCGGCGACGTCATTACCCGCTACAAAAGAATGAGGGGATATAATGTGCTCCACCCCATGGGATGGGATGCCTTTGGTCTGCCTGCTGAAAATGCGGCTATTAACAGCGGCATTGCTCCGTATAAATGGACTTTTGAAAATATTGAATACATGAAAGCACAAATAAACAAAATCGGCTGCAGCTACGACTGGGACAGAGAGGTCACCACATGCACACCGGAGTACTATAAATGGAACCAGTGGTTTTTTATTAAACTTCTTGAAAAAGAACTTGCTTATAAGAAAAACTCTTTTGTTAACTGGTGCGGACACTGTGCTACAGTGCTTGCTAATGAGCAGGTTATAGACACCCGGTGTTGGAGATGTGACACTGTTGTGCAACAAAAAGAACTTGAGCAGTGGTTTTTTAAAATAACCGCCTATGCCGATGAGCTATTAACCGCCTGCGACACACTAAGTGGCTGGCCCCAGCACGTGGTTGCCATGCAAAGAAACTGGATAGGCAAAAGCCGCGGCGTGGAAATGGACTTCCCTGTGGCCGGCTCAGATTTAAAAATAAGAATTTTTACCACTCGCCCTGATACCCTCTTTGGCGCCACTTTTGTGTGCCTTGCCCCAATACATCCACTGGCTGATATTATAACTGAAGATAAGGCAGGCCTTGAAACGGTAAAGTCCTTTTATGGCAAAGAGGATGAAAAAGTGGGGCTCTTCACCGGTAAATATGCTGTTAATCCGATAAATGGGCGGGAAATTCCCATTTACACCGCTAACTTTGTCCTGTTGGACTACGGCACAGGAGCCATTATGTCAGTGCCTGCCCACGACCAAAGAGATTACGATTTCGCAAAAAAGTACGGGCTTCCGGTAACTCAGGTAATCGTAAGTGACAAGGATGCCTCTACCTCCGCTGAGTTACAACAGGCATACGAGGGTGAGGGGTATCTTATAGATTCAGAACAATTCAGCGGACTTCAGAATAGGACGGCAATTGAGCAAATCGGCCTCTACATAGAAAATGCCTCCATGGGCAAGATTGTTACCAACTACAAGTTAAGAGACTGGGGCATATCAAGACAACGATATTGGGGAACCCCTATACCGGTTGTTTACTGCACCACATGCGGTGTTGTACCTGTAGAGGAGAAAGACCTTCCGGTAATCCTGCCCGACAATGTTAAACTAAAGGGAATGGGCGGCTCACCGCTTTCAGAAGTTCCTGAGTTTTTAAACACCGCTTGCCCGGCCTGTGGAAAAAATGCAAGACGTGAGACCGACACGATGGATACCTTTGTGGATTCCTCATGGTATTTTATAAGGTACTGTAACCCAAAAGAGTCAGCTCCGCTGGATAAGGACAACATATCATGGTTTATGCCTGTTGACCAATATATCGGTGGTGTTGAACATGCAGTGCTGCATCTTCTGTATTCAAGGTTTTTCAGCCGTGCCCTCAGAGATATAGGCGTTGTGGATTTTGATGAGCCCTTTACAAACCTTCTTACGCAAGGAATGGTCTGTAAGGAAACGTTAAAATGTAATGAGCACGGCTGGCTTTTTCCCAATGAAATCCAAAACGGAAAGTGTCTGCACTGCAAAATGCCTGTGATACGAGGACGCACTGAGAAGATGTCCAAGTCAAAGAAGAATCTGGTAACTCCTGATGAGATAACCAGCCGCTATGGAGCCGATACAGCACGGGTGTTTTCCCTGTTTGCCGCCCCTCCGGAAAAGGACATCGAGTGGTCGGTACAGGGTGTTGAAGGGGCCTACAGATTTCTTAACAGGCTCTGGGGCCTGCTTTATAACTATGCCGATGAATTGAAGACAGTTAATATAAAACCTGAGAAATTATCCGGCAAACTTGTAAGAAAAACCCATCAGACAATAAAGAAGGTGACAGGTGCAATAGAACGGGACTACCACTTTAACACGGCGATTGCTTCCTTGATGGAGCTTCTTAATGATATATCTGCCTTTAAACCCTCAGATGTGGCTGATTACGCCGCTCTGAAGTTTGCCTTTAAATCTCTTACATTACTGCTTAGCCCTTTTGCACCACACCTGTGTGAAGAGCTTTGGGTAGTGTTGGGTGATGGAAAGTCAATATTTTTAACACAGTGGCCGGTGTATGATGAAAATGCAGCAAAGGAAGAGGAAGTTGAGCTTGTGGTTCAAATTGGCGGAAAGGTCAGAGCAAAGATGATGATTGCCGCCGATACCGATGATGAAGCCCTGACTAAAGCCGCACTTAATCTCGATAAAATACAGGACTACATTGCCGGTAAAAAGATTAAGCAGGTGCGTGCCGTTAAGGGCAGGCTTGTTAATATTGTACTGGAGAGTGGTTAG
- a CDS encoding flagellin FliC, which yields MAFVINTNIMSLNSQRNLRRTQTPLADAMARLSSGYRINSAKDDAAGLAISTRMTTQIRGLTVSVRNANDGMSMVQTAEGAMDEITQNLQRIRELGVQAMSGQYGVTDISYMQKEVNALIEEIGRISEQTKFNDKRLLAGGFDQRLHTSYAASDAQIRVTIGSMNTDALGGPIFTPTGKNGTTVFLKDIHTATTSGIDGIGDGSFVSGAGYPPNWSFEAKSTITFTGTTAFQVADSTSVTGFRSQASNAIAAVDAALNYVTSSKASMGARANQFEASIRNIDNVIETTQGSKSRIIDADFANETANLTKSMILQQSGISVLAQANSAPQNVLSLLR from the coding sequence ATGGCATTTGTAATAAACACAAACATAATGTCCCTCAATTCACAGCGTAACTTAAGAAGAACCCAGACTCCGCTTGCTGATGCAATGGCAAGATTATCATCAGGATACAGGATAAACTCAGCAAAGGATGACGCAGCAGGGCTTGCAATATCGACAAGAATGACCACTCAGATAAGAGGTCTGACTGTGTCGGTAAGAAATGCCAACGACGGTATGTCAATGGTGCAGACTGCTGAGGGCGCAATGGATGAAATCACCCAGAACCTTCAGAGAATTCGTGAACTTGGCGTGCAGGCAATGAGCGGGCAGTACGGAGTAACCGATATATCGTACATGCAAAAGGAAGTAAATGCCCTTATTGAGGAGATAGGGAGAATTTCAGAGCAAACTAAATTTAATGACAAAAGGCTGCTTGCCGGGGGCTTTGATCAACGGCTCCATACAAGCTATGCCGCCAGTGACGCCCAGATAAGGGTTACAATCGGTTCTATGAACACGGATGCCCTGGGTGGCCCGATTTTTACGCCTACCGGTAAAAATGGTACAACCGTATTCTTAAAAGATATCCATACTGCTACAACGAGCGGAATAGACGGCATAGGGGATGGCTCATTTGTAAGTGGTGCAGGGTATCCGCCTAACTGGAGTTTTGAAGCTAAATCCACAATCACTTTTACCGGAACAACGGCTTTTCAGGTGGCGGATTCAACCAGTGTGACAGGGTTTAGGTCCCAAGCGTCAAATGCTATCGCTGCAGTTGATGCGGCATTGAATTATGTTACAAGCTCAAAAGCCAGCATGGGTGCAAGAGCAAACCAGTTTGAAGCGTCTATAAGAAACATAGACAACGTAATAGAGACAACTCAGGGGTCGAAGTCCAGAATTATTGACGCCGACTTTGCTAATGAAACAGCAAACCTTACTAAGTCTATGATTCTACAACAGTCCGGCATATCGGTTTTGGCTCAGGCCAACTCGGCTCCGCAAAATGTGCTCTCACTGTTGAGATAG
- a CDS encoding flagellin FliC, which produces MAFVINTNIMSLNSQRNLRRTQTPLQDAMARLSSGYRINSAKDDAAGLAIATRMTSQVRGLTVSVRNANDGMSMVQTAEGAMDEITQNLQRIRELGVQAMSGQYGVTDISYMQKEVNSLVEEIGRISEQTKFNDKRLLAGAFDQRIHTSYAASDAQIRVAVGSMNTDALGGPIFTPTGKNGAIVYLKDIHTATTSGVNGIGDASFVSGAGYPPNWSFEAKSSITYTGIASFQVADSTSVTGFRSQASNAIAAIDAALNFVTSSKSDMGAKANQFEASIRNIDNVIETTQGSKSRIMDADFASETANLTKSMILQQSGISVLAQANSAPQNVLALLR; this is translated from the coding sequence ATGGCATTTGTAATAAATACAAACATAATGTCTCTTAATTCTCAACGTAATTTGAGAAGAACACAAACTCCGTTGCAGGATGCAATGGCAAGATTATCATCAGGATACAGGATAAACTCAGCAAAGGATGATGCAGCAGGGCTTGCAATAGCAACAAGAATGACTTCACAGGTCAGAGGCTTGACCGTGTCGGTAAGAAACGCCAACGATGGTATGTCAATGGTGCAGACTGCCGAGGGTGCAATGGATGAAATCACTCAAAACCTACAGCGAATTCGTGAGCTTGGCGTGCAGGCAATGAGCGGGCAGTATGGCGTAACCGATATATCGTACATGCAAAAGGAAGTAAATTCACTTGTAGAGGAAATAGGGAGAATATCGGAGCAGACCAAGTTCAATGACAAGAGGCTGCTTGCCGGTGCTTTTGATCAACGAATCCATACAAGCTATGCAGCCAGTGACGCCCAGATAAGGGTTGCAGTCGGCTCAATGAACACAGATGCCCTGGGTGGCCCGATATTTACTCCAACCGGTAAAAATGGAGCAATCGTTTACTTAAAAGATATTCACACCGCTACCACAAGCGGAGTAAATGGTATAGGGGATGCCAGCTTTGTAAGCGGTGCAGGATATCCGCCTAACTGGAGTTTTGAGGCTAAAAGCAGTATTACCTATACCGGTATAGCATCGTTTCAGGTAGCAGATTCAACCAGCGTTACCGGATTCAGATCGCAAGCCTCAAATGCTATTGCTGCGATTGATGCAGCTTTAAATTTTGTAACCAGTTCAAAATCAGACATGGGAGCTAAGGCTAACCAGTTTGAAGCATCTATCAGAAACATAGACAACGTAATAGAGACAACTCAGGGGTCAAAGTCCAGAATTATGGATGCCGACTTTGCCTCCGAAACAGCAAACCTTACTAAGTCTATGATTCTACAACAGTCCGGCATTTCGGTTTTGGCTCAGGCCAATTCGGCCCCGCAAAACGTACTTGCCCTGTTGAGATAA